A region from the Rhinoderma darwinii isolate aRhiDar2 chromosome 2, aRhiDar2.hap1, whole genome shotgun sequence genome encodes:
- the LOC142743203 gene encoding uncharacterized protein LOC142743203: MRYVAAYLLATLGGNSSPSAKDIKKILSSVGIEADDERVSKVVSELGGKDLDVLMKSGLSKLSSVPSGGAVAAAPASAAPAASAAAAPEKKEEEKKEESEESDEDMGFGLFD; the protein is encoded by the exons ATGCGTTACGTGGCCGCTTACCTGCTTGCCACCCTTGGTGGTAACAGCAGTCCATCAGCAAAGGACATTAAGAAAATCTTGTCCAGTGTTGGTATTGAGGCTGATGACGAGCGCGTCAGCAAG GTGGTGTCTGAACTCGGTGGGAAAGACCTTGATGTGCTGATGAAATCAG GCCTTTCCAAGCTTAGTTCAGTACCATCTGGTGGCGCTGTGGCTGCTGCTCCTGCCTCTGCCGCTCCAGCCGCTAGTGCAGCTGCCGCACCAG aaaagaaagaagaagaaaagaagGAAGAATCTGAAGAGTCGGATGAAGACATGGGATTTGGGCTCTTTGATTAA